Part of the bacterium genome is shown below.
ATTTTGGTGGATATGTTGAACGGCGCAAACGTGTCAGACATCGCAATTAAGTTCCATAATACTCTTGTGGAAACTATCATCGCTGTCGCCAAGTCTGTTAATGAGAAGCAAGTGGCCCTCAGCGGCGGGTGCTTCCAAAACAAATACCTCACCGAAAGAGCGATTGCGCGCCTTCGAGAAGAAGGTTTTACCCCCTATTGGCACCGGCTCGTCCCGCCAAATGACAACGGGATTGCTCTTGGACAGATTATGGCAGCGCTTCGAACGCCTGATAAGGAGTAAGCATTATGTGCTTAGCAGTTCCTGGAAAGATATTAAGCATCAGCGGAGATAATCCAATTGAACGCACTGGCAAAGTGGACTTTGGCGGGGTGGCCAAAGAGATCAGCCTCGCCTATGTTCCCGAAGCAAAGATCGGCGACTATGTTATCGTTCACGTCGGTTTCGCACTAAGCACGCTCGATGAAGAGGAAGCGCAAGAAGTATTCAAGACAATCAATGAATTGGAATTATTTCAGGAATTGGGTGAACAGCCCAAATGAGATTTGTTGACGAATACCGCGCCCCGGAAGCAGCACATAAGTACGCACAAGCCTTAGCCGAAATCACCACTAAGCCATGGACTATTATGGAGGTATGCGGCGGACAAACTCACGCCATCGTCAAGTTCGGAATTGACGAGCTTCTTCCCAAATCCCTCACCCTGGTCCACGGCCCCGGCTGTCCGGTATGCGTCACTCCAATTGAATTAATCGACAAGGCTATTGAATTGGCATCTCGGCCAGATGTGATTTTCACCTCTTTTGGCGATATGCTGCGTGTTCCTGGAAGCGGTAAAGATCTACTCAGTGTCAAAGCCGAGGGCGGCGATGTGCGCATCGTCTATTCGCCCCTCGATGCATTAAAGCTGGCACAGGATAATCCGGATAAGCAAGTCGTCTTCTTCGCTGTCGGATTCGAAACCACTGCGCCCGCCGCCGCAATGACCGTCTATCAAGCTCATAAAAAGGAGATAATGAACTTTACTATTCTAGTCTCCCACGTGCTTGTACCGCCGGCGATTGAAGCGATTATGTCTTCCCCTAACCGAAAAGTCCAAGCGTTCCTTGCTGCGGGCCACGTTTGCACGGTCATGGGCTACACCGAATACGAACCTATCGCTGTCAAGTACAACGTTCCCATTGTGGTGACCGGTTTTGAGCCGTTAGATATCCTTCAAGGCATCTATATGTGCGTCAAGCAGCTTGAAGAAGGCCGTTACGAAGTCGAAAATCAGTACACCCGTTCTGTTCGCCGCACAGGAAATGAGCCTGCCCAACAGCTTGTCAGTGAAGTGTTCAAAATAATCCCTCGTAAATGGCGCGGTATCGGCGAAATCCCCCATAGCGGTCTAGGCTTGAGTGAGAAATACCAAGATTTCGACGCTTCCCGCCGCTTCGGTTTAACTGAATACACAGTCGAAGAATCAACCATATGCATCAGCGGTCTGGTACTCCAAGGCCTAAAAAACCCTAGGGATTGCCCCGCCTTCGGTACCCAGTGCACCCCTGAACACCCCCTCGGCGCAACAATGGTATCCTCCGAAGGCGCCTGCGCAGCGTATTTCAGGTACAGGAAAAAGTAACGAAACAAACAACGGAATTGCTCTATGAACATTAACTCAATTGACGGCCCCGTCTGTCCCATACCGATAAGCCAATATCCCAACGTACTTCTCGCCCATGGAGGCGGGGGAAAGTTGATGCACAATTTAATCGAGCAGATGTTTATGGCTTCATTTGGTGGTGAAGCCTTAGGCGAGCGGCATGATTCGGCTGTTTTGAATGTCGAAGCCGGGCGATTGGCATTTACTACTGACTCTTATGTGGTTCGGCCTCTGTTCTTTCCGGGGGGGAATATTGGGTCTTTGGCGGTATATGGGACGGTTAACGATCTTTCAATGGCGGGAGCACGGCCTCTTTATATTAGTGTGGGCATGATTTTGGAAGAAGGATTGCCGATGGAGACGTTGTGGCAGATCGTGCAGAACCTTCAAGCAGCAGCGAAAGAGGCGGGGGTTCAGATAGTCACTGGCGATACCAAGGTGGTGGATAGAGGCAAAGGGGACGGTATCTTTATCAATACCGCCGGTATCGGGGTTATTGAGCATGAAATTTCGATTGCCCCTAAGAACGTGCGCCTAG
Proteins encoded:
- the hypD gene encoding hydrogenase formation protein HypD, yielding MRFVDEYRAPEAAHKYAQALAEITTKPWTIMEVCGGQTHAIVKFGIDELLPKSLTLVHGPGCPVCVTPIELIDKAIELASRPDVIFTSFGDMLRVPGSGKDLLSVKAEGGDVRIVYSPLDALKLAQDNPDKQVVFFAVGFETTAPAAAMTVYQAHKKEIMNFTILVSHVLVPPAIEAIMSSPNRKVQAFLAAGHVCTVMGYTEYEPIAVKYNVPIVVTGFEPLDILQGIYMCVKQLEEGRYEVENQYTRSVRRTGNEPAQQLVSEVFKIIPRKWRGIGEIPHSGLGLSEKYQDFDASRRFGLTEYTVEESTICISGLVLQGLKNPRDCPAFGTQCTPEHPLGATMVSSEGACAAYFRYRKK
- the hypE gene encoding hydrogenase expression/formation protein HypE, whose protein sequence is MNINSIDGPVCPIPISQYPNVLLAHGGGGKLMHNLIEQMFMASFGGEALGERHDSAVLNVEAGRLAFTTDSYVVRPLFFPGGNIGSLAVYGTVNDLSMAGARPLYISVGMILEEGLPMETLWQIVQNLQAAAKEAGVQIVTGDTKVVDRGKGDGIFINTAGIGVIEHEISIAPKNVRLGDVILVNGDIGRHGMAIMAVREGLEFETSIESDAAPLNGIVQELLKAGIEIHCMRDITRGGL
- a CDS encoding HypC/HybG/HupF family hydrogenase formation chaperone, with product MCLAVPGKILSISGDNPIERTGKVDFGGVAKEISLAYVPEAKIGDYVIVHVGFALSTLDEEEAQEVFKTINELELFQELGEQPK
- a CDS encoding carbamoyltransferase HypF, producing the protein ILVDMLNGANVSDIAIKFHNTLVETIIAVAKSVNEKQVALSGGCFQNKYLTERAIARLREEGFTPYWHRLVPPNDNGIALGQIMAALRTPDKE